acctattatgCATCTCTTCAtgctgacacagatttaggtcagtgtgacttACAGTTCagttataagtaggtcaaggttaaaaaagcccatttgctttattccagcagattgaagtttgaaatgaagttttagaggtctgcatgatatagaggtttcgatatcaaATAGATTAGTTACGTTTCACATCACTAGTTGGCGGTATTGGGCAAAAATgttagttggcacattgccagcagttttgaatttcgcggttcgaggcaatccgtcggtaTCCCAGATGCACAATGTTGTTCTGCGCCGCTAGAGaggcatactacaagtatggacgaCAGCCATTTTATAAGTTTGAAGCAAGACGaacaaggaattaaatcaccttcaatcaatggtataagtcgATCATCCGCTCTTCAGACCAGgtggtatgtgttgattacattcttgtgattgttttaaaattattaGTTCGTTCTCATTGcgattgtttcagaaaattttgaccaggattggaaggtaaaatgacaaaCTTGTCGGATTGTCCTTCGGTTTGGAATGGGGAATGTTGGTCAATGCAAACCGCAGTTGTGTTCAAGCTGCCCTGCCAAtacgggtggcgtaataatactgctaAAGAACAatcaaatgatgaattgtagcagtgtgtgtcagaaatcatgtgatgtccattccatttgacgatcccgaagtttcgagaatacgtcaaaatggcggatgccgtcatcggagattagcgtcaagccggaccCTTTCGTTACACTATGCGCTTTTAAACTCATGTTAatgacccagacgctactcattgggCAAACATCCACtaaaaatagttgctttaacttttgTAAACGTGTCACGAGTGCTCAGACAACCATTTTTGTGAGTGATGGTTTTTCCATGCTCCGTTCTGCATTCACCGCTGTATAAATAAAAGTAACAGGATTATACAGCAAATGCATGCGGGAGATGCATGCACGAGGATAAATACTTCTTTCatgatagcgtaatcacacgcaattccacaggtacatcccattcatttgaaatttcggccaatgacagcaggttttacaaaatgtaaatgcgctgttcattttcaatagtcaccgaatagctaagacacatgtaaacccgttttaattggccagaaaacatctcgcagcttctcccacaaataacgattcacttattccaacgtcagtaacatgtgcacgcggaaaacattatgaccaactccactttttcaagacaaaccacaccatcccacaactattgcatgattaacccctaacaatgacaagttcttcctcaaactctccctttcatatcgacaggtgagcacaatggccctggccatttcattaagagTAAAAGCAGACTCATTTTCGAGAAATAGCACTTTGTTCTGTTCACATACGATCTGCACAGTTTGGTTGACTTTGTGGGCATTTTCCACGAAAGTCTTATCCAGTCTTGGCAGTATGCCAGATACAACTACCTGACATTCTGTGTTTTGTACGTCTGAACATTTCTTGTTTACCAGATCAAAAAGTTCTTGGAAGTTTCCATTGTCACTGGTTGCTTATTGTAAATATCGTTTGATCCTGCTTGGATAATCAGTTTCTCAACGTTTTTCCATTTGTTTTCCTCAATATCCTCAACAGCCTTTTTTACGTACTCCATCTTTCCACCCCGAATACACGTGATCTTTGTAGTGTCTCTGGgcatatacacatgtacatgcttgATTCCACTGGTACCAACCACGAAGATTTTTCGTGTACTTTCCTTCACCTGTACAGTTCTATCGTCTATCTGACGACTATCATATTAACCATATTGCATACGTTCTTCTCTCTGCTTTCTATTTTCATTCTCCACATGACTTGTATCGACATTAGACATCGTAAAATTCGGACTAAAAGGAGGAGTAGAATCGACCGTAGCGATAAAATCCTCCGCCATCTTGGTCTTTatactgttaacccgttgacatgaaggtggcagcaccatactgtagtgactcttaaaggggcaatagggattacactacatctccctttctaaattgtctatgttatttctgaacttagaactgaacgttcgtgcactttgatgtggcttgaaacacgttgaaaagaaaagtctgacttatcttagacatttgaacatgatacatgaaagtcaatacttttagtttaaaccagaaatactcaatttaggacataacctgaacatgcgtcatagaggttacataacgctgcgcaacctgaaatgtggttgatggaaatatagcgtctaaggctttaagatgccttcgcagtttataaatccaagcgatgtactggtttcaccagtccggttgatctcctgatgacgctatcggtcacctgtagctgattacaggtaggcatcagtcatttgaggctgatttataccgtttggcatgattgtctcttagacttctacggtttctgcatagatcttacattattgttatcagtgttaaaattatcaccccaaatcttatttataataacatccattaaccctctccatttgaaccattcggttgcttttagtcccagtgattcaaaaggtatcactgttttgtctggtcttagtaaatcggAAATATAATTCATCCCtgcttccttccaatgtttataaaagatcattctttgattaattttgattaatttattgtaccataaatatgtttttcccgagccacgtgcttgcaggcgccgcctcctttgcctgggccaatcatataacatcttatattgtagcatgtgatgtatgttttaccagactattatgtggaagtattgtcctttgctggattgggggtacggttcacttgaataagacagatgtaaacaatgccagtttgataaaagaagcaattacactgttaacccgttgacatgaaggtactgtagtgactcttaaaggggcaatagggattacactacgtctccctttctaaattgtctatgttatttctgaacttagaactgaacgttcgtgcactttgatgtggcttgaaacacgttgaaaagaaaagtctgacttatcttagacatctgaacatgatacatgaaagtccatacttttagtttaaaccagaaatactaaatttaggacataacctggacatgcgtcatagaggttacataacacTGCACAACCTGAaattggttgatggaaatatagcgtctaaggctttaagatgccttcgcagtttgtaaatccaagcgatctggttgatctacttatgtcgctatcggtcacctgtagctgattaccggtaggcatcagtcacttgaggctgattgataccgttgggcatgattgtctcttagacttctacggtttctgcgtagatcttacattattgctatcagtgttaaaattataagcccaaatctttattgataataacatccattaaccctctctatttgaaccattcggttgcttttagtcccagtgattcaaaaggtatcactgttttgtctggtcttagtaaatctgaaatataatttatccctgcttccttccaatgtttataaaagatcattctttgattaattttgattaattaattgtaccataaatatgtttttcctgagccacgtgcttgcaggcgccgcctcctttgccttcgtgagccaatcatataacatcttatattgtagcatgtgatgtatgttttaccagactattatgtggaagtattgtcctttgctggattgggggtacggttcacttgaataagacagatgtaaacaaagcaagtttgataaaagaagcaattacactgttaacccgttgacatgaaggtactttagtgactcttgaaggggcaatagggattacactacatctccctttctaaattgtctttgttatttctgaacttagaactgaacattcgtgcactttgatgtggcttgaaacacgttgaaaagaaaagtctgacttatctaagacatctgaacatgatacatgaaagtccatacttttagtttaaaccagaaataccaaatttaggacataacctggacatacataacgctgcgcaacctgaaatttggttgatggaaatatagcgtctaaggctttaaaggatagctcctggaataaatcgttggcagcctttttgaacgaaaccaatggaaatatattaaatgagtattcctctttaccacaaaccttttgaaagtggaagaaatattATAGTTCAGGAAGAAAAAGTGATATTAATAGTGCCTATTTTACTGACATGAACGAcgccattttgagtcaaatttccctcGGTGATGACGCGGTGTGTGCAATGGCAGTGATATGCTGAAATTCCGAAGCACCGTTGTGCATAGGCTATCGTGCGCAGTGTGTGAATCCATGTCAATATCCGTTTCTTCGCGATTCACATCTCTCTCGCATGTCTCAAGATTTCACgcaattaaatcattctaattttgttttatttggacattcgcgtagtatatggattgcttgaatgcaaaatgcctcggtGCATGGTCCTCATTTTGGCCATCAACATCGGGTCCAGCGGCATCTTCAATAGCTTGAGCCATAGCGGCAAGCTCCCCCTCTTTGtattccggctcaaactggtagccctgtacaccaacatttccccctacatccaaatcttcataactcccgctgctcatcgaagtgtcactgctgtcaacgtAGCTTTTGTAATACAACACACTTGACCTGTCCTCCATACCATTGTCCACCGTGTGTGGGGGTTTGATTATACCTCATGCTTGTATGAACATCATGAAACAATGATATTAGAATAGAATATAGATGGACGCGACACAAATATTCCTCGAGACACTTTATTACAAATACATATAATACCAATCACTCGCAATCAACGTCCTACCATAAACCTAACATGGGCCTACGTAACAGGCTGGGCCTCTTCTAATTTCAAACAACCTCAGTGCCTCATTAGATGAACCTGTCCTGCCAAACCAACATGCCAAATAGGGCGGGGCAGAAACCAGGTGTGCCAACCGAAGTCACACACAACAACTATAAAATATGCCAAAACTGGCTCAGTAAAACTGGCATAGAGGGGTTTAATTTATGCTCTGGGCATTCATTTAGCTTCCAAACTGGGCACCATATATGGAAAAGGTGAAAAGATGGTTTAAAAGGGTCTTTCGTCCTCTTGAAATAATTGTGCAAGAGTGAGAAATGGCTGAAATTTAGCAGACGCCCCTGGCCTGTTGTTTACAATAAATCCAAACAAAACATAATGCTGCCTACAACAACACCAAAAACCCCTGATATTTATTATAAAATTATTAGCATCAAACAAATAATTTtactaaaccagtttagtagtTTTGAATAACTATTACCATAGCAACCAAACTATTGCATCATCCATAGTAGACCAAGATCAAGACAGGGGGCAGCACAAGCTGGAGCTACCAAACCACCAGTTGCATACTATTTACAAAAAGTAGAGCCAAGTCCAATGGTCTACATCCTCCCCCTACTTAAAACAAGTCGTCCCCGACTCGCTGAAACATCAATACAAAACAGAGCTGAGTAGTAAGAAATCATGACAACCTCCACCCTATTCACTACTAAGAAGTCAAACATTACTCATCTCTACTGGTGATGTTAGCTGAAAGTTCATATCAACATTCTGCTATACTGAAATTAAGAAATTTCGCTAATGCATATAAAACTTCATAACAAGAAACTGCGCAACAATACAATTACACCAGTAATGCAATATCCCAAGAaacgttttttttctttctgaaattgaaaacattttatAACATGGGAAAGAGCACAAAATGGTGAGTACTTGGTTATGACTGGCAACAACAATTTAAGATGATCTACTGAACCATCACATCCAATTGTCTATGTGCCTTACTGTCCGAACACAAAGCAATCCTTAAAACCCTCTTGTGAAAGTTCGCTTCAGCTTCTGCATCTCAATAATGGTCTACGCCCAATCTGTGCCGCAATACCAGTATGAATTGATAGACGACATCGTATACATATGGTGCGAGCCAACCCTATATGAAAACATGACTTCTATACCTCCCACTGCCCATGCCACACAACAGTCTCTGGATGAGATACTAATAGACGCCCCGTCTCGTAAAGACGACTGACGCTTTTACGTAcaaatagtcactttaataaatTGGTCGCTTATAAGCACATGTGACCAGCGGCAGCTGATCAAGTCTGGTAGTTTGACGCCCGTCTCGTACAGACGACTGACGCCCAATAGTCTCTAAGACGTTCTAAGTTGACGCCCATCTTGTAAAGACAACAGACGCCTAGCTTGATGACAACTATTCACAACGTGGCAATCTTGCAGATTATGGCGGTCGAGATTATCTTGTAACGAAAGTTACTGTGGCTCACCAGTCTCGTTAAGACAGCCAACAATCCTCGCGTCGAATACACCGTCTGCATACAGCATCACGTGTTTGATGGTTGTCAGTTTGTGGTTAACGACTACATCTCGTTTAGACGCTTCACGATCCCTCCCTATGCACTGGCTGGTTATCTggggttttttcttcttgtgACAATTAGTGGCAGAAAGGAGGAATTAAATGGGTTAAGTGGGCGGCTAGACGGTTGCACCATGAAGAACAGTTCGAGATCCATAGAAGAACCCCTCAACGGTAAATTGTCTGCGGCTTTCCAGAAATCCAAGGTTCATCAGCTAAgacttatgcagcggtcaattgtAACTCTGTCCCCCCCTTCAGACATTCGACACTTATGCGACACCTGGAAGATATAAGGACGTCCAGGAATCGACACTTGTTCACCCAGAACTTTTAACTTCTACTCCAGGATTTCactctttcttcctgtggtcAAGTTCAGAACATCACCTTTTTTCCACCTGACAGAATCCTGAAGTTCAGAACGTCACCTTTTTTTCACCTGACATAATCCTGAACGCCAGGAATTCAACACCAACTCACAGGTATAGCATATTTATGGCAAAATTGTATTCAAAGCACTTGTCACCCTTCTAGCTTGGCTAAAAACTTCTGAGTCAGTGGTCAGTTTTCACAATGTACACAAGGATCAGGGTTAACAACTGGCCATGGGAAGAAGTCCAGAGGTGGGCCACCAAAAACGTGTCTGGGCATGTCTGGGATGGGCCGTGGCAGTTCGTCAGGAATGCGACGCTTGTTCGACATGCCTGTCGCAACTTCGtcgacaggaattcaccaaagacAATTGCTTTTAATATCAGACCTATGACGGAAATTCGATGCTACTCTTTTCTCAATACGCCAGAGGTTCGACTGTCTGATTTTTTTCTTAACCCTCAGGAAGCGACACTAATCCGGCGTCGCATTAGCGTCGACCCCTGAGGTGGGGGGGTCAGAGTTacaattgaccgctgcattataCGTTTATGACCGGGCACACTTATATGTTTATGACCGGAATAGAAAGTATATGGATGTTCCTGCTTTGTGCAAAGTTCGATTTACTAGAGTTTATATTCACATTTCTGAATACTGAAATCGGCACAAAATAAGACGCTTGTCACCACAACTCGTCACTGTGACAGAATACACGTATCATGAGGATGTACCAACCACAACCAAGGGCACCAAGTGTAAGAAGATTTTTTTtagaatttgtttttttaaaatttaattaACATGGTGGATCGCTCCCAGTTTGGAAGGAAATGAACACTCAAAACCGATGGACAAATTTAACATTAAAAAATATATATGGACAATTTGATAGAAAAAAAGCATGTTAGCAGGGCAGATTAATCATGAGACTCCTAATAGGATAATAAGAAGATATAACTAGTTCTTAAAtgaacatacagtggaacccaggttggcgaccaccccggtaacgcgaccaccccgctaacgtGACCACgtttctccggtcccgaatggtttcctctctaattaccattaagagacccccgctaagacgaccacccggTACCCcaaccgcgaccactggcttggccggtcccaaactgaaaatcaaccccgctaacccgaccaccaggcctaattgccgtaatcggtcgcgaccgcggcatagtaattagcaccttgctgccaagctttgttgagacggggacaatggccatgggaatacatatgaaaacaaaaaatacaatgtgattttgcaggtatgatcaattgtataagtgtaaatgaataaataaactttccttttctaacgttttcatggtttgttttcattactgagccagttcagtaccagacatgcggcaggcggtatttgcaccacgccaccacgggtaccacgcgaccaccacgccaccacgccaccacgcgaacaggcggagcgatcataatgacgatatcaaaacagaccatcagaccacagacacttgagaattgccaattatagatggcatgttggtatactgcgttgttgcctgacgggatttacgagtatttattacttgttaatggcattcgcaaaaagcagggctattattaagccgctatacatccgtgtccaaccgtttgtcatgagagatcttatcacaccattattgttatcacaatactgtcactgcggagaaaGTATAGATCGGAGACCTATTATTGCGAATTCGTGTTGTACAGAGACTTGTCCCCGGTAAAGGTCCTGTACGGCATGTACGCTTATGCATTGAAGGCCTATTTGGTACACTgatgtgaaagtaaatattGTGACCTGTTTTAAAGGTCCCGCCCTATTGTTCGACAATGGTTCAGTGATTTTTCAGGAATTTAAAGATGACTACTGCATTAACTTTCATATCAGGccattgattttgaacattCTGCCCTAGGTCATATGcattcggagagcgcgatcACTACTGGGgaccttttggtcgctcgtgggacccactttgatgatcgccgcccagaccctcacgtgaccaGTAAAGTTCTccaatacaatgtataataatgatcacaatattgaagataagaagaagaattcccaagcttgttggcttgggaagcctagtgattcaccttccctaaagaatgcataagattctagacatgtccattaaaggggcactataggcagcatcttggtaggcaacataaagttacacaaagtagccagtgagtctctcacctctcacagtttgtcctaacctagtcacgcctgtaacagggatacattcagtgatgaatcaaataagacctaatgcccttactctgtttataagtcagctaaagttggccaatttgaccccctgctcctacatagtccccctttaatgggaaactataggcaacagctaggtaggcaagataaagttacacaaagtcgccaataagggtctctcacacaacagtatgttgaaactatgcacacgtgttcgagtgagtgataaatctaactcctcccccccccaacccaccccatccaaacgaacggccacccctttaaagggagactatataacccactcgtactcgtatggtttttgcaggtcagtcgtcagttggagtaggtctagttactcaacggtaattcagtacgtatttgcgtagttggcgtacgcctttattccaataatcccaagaacgggcatcagagaaactaggatagcagccaacgccatctataattgttccaagaaaccatgatccaataaatcgaccgctattttgatatcgtcttTATGATCGCTctgcctgttcgcgtggtggcgtggtggtcgcgtggtgcccgtgatggcgtggtgcaaataccgcctgcccagacatgcgcactcagcagcagcaaaatcatgtgatttgcgtgatttgcatatgaacttataataaacggcgggtatagtttgaagaccacacttatgacaataacaagcttgcgagacgtttgaatgttttatgatatggagaacttggttgatttactacagtatcattttatatttctttaaatattttgactgaaaatagatttgattacaactgtagcattactcaactcatcattcacgtggaatcatacgacaagtttacttcaatcatCACAAActgtcgggtacatggaggatgattcaccaaattgcctgcaaatgcgtcacgtcgggcagataatgaaactttgtggataaaatgagttacaaaattaccttttctaactcattctgagaatgtaacatgtaattttatcgacgaactgttcttgcgaggcatgataacaaaacttttggagcgtgcatcatctcaatcaggcagcgttgctatggtagtacagcgtacacacgccatgcagtcggcaattttggcgggaaaaataatcatgtatttcgtctggggattcccaacctcgctaacacgaccaccccggtaacacgaccactccgaccacggtcccatgactggtcgtgttaccggggttccactgtaatcctAAATGCACATACCAGCAACATCTTAAAAGTAGAGATAACACTAACCATAAAACTAAGTCTACCTCTCACACAACGGAGAATGGTTACACTTCTACACTCCAATGTTAGGACCATTTCCAACCAACAATGACATCACCCGTTTGTAAACCTACAATGTTACACCATTGGGCCTAAAATGCAATTgccaaaatttttaaaattttactgGAAATCTGATAGTCCTATTGGGATGGTCATACGACTAAGCCTTTCCTAACACTACACACACCCTTTGAAAGGGAAATTACCCCTACTTCGTAAACTTAACACGTGCAGTGCACATGAAACCCTCAAAATCACGGAGTTACAGAGGCAGACAAGTGGACAGGAACACTTTATTTACGAGAGTAGGTATTTATTAAGATGCTGCAATTACAGTAAATCGGTTATTATTACTACCATACGGTGGTACACCCCACCCTGCCAAAAGAAAAAATTCCTACGGAAGTTCCTTAAACTCGAGAGAACTCGAATGATTGTCCAACAGAACTTATTTGGCATATATACATAGCTCCAGAAGCTGGGGTCGCAAATCCCCATCAAGCCTGCCAATAGGCCTGCTGGTGGCAAATTGGTAATGTCGTTACAAATGACGTATCTCCCCTCTAGGAGGGGCGTAAGCAGGTGATAACCATTGACTAACTTCGGACAGGAAGTTGTCAACTGCTCCTGACAATCCAAGCTGAATAAGCTTCTTCGTAGGTTGCTCAGGGGAAATCACTGTACAGGTATGTACGGTAGGGTTTCCAAGTTGGTCGTAAGAAAAGGCCGTTGGTGGTCCACAACCCCGCTTAGGTCTCTGGGATGGAACCTCTTCTGATGATACTAATAATGGAACCTCTTCATGCACCACAAGTGGGACCTCTTCAGATGAGTCCGATAAAGGACCGCTGTCCAATCTGACTCGGGGGGGCATCTGCTCTTCGCCTAGGGTTGTCATCTTCTGAGGAGCTTGAACTAGCATCATAGTGGAGATGATTCGCCTCTGGAAATACATCAACCTCAGAATCCGCAAGTGCGACAGGCGCTTTCTTAGTCCTAACCCTCCTAACGCGATCCTTGAGGCCGGGGGCCTCTTCTGGGATTGGCAATGGCAGAAACCCACAAGGGAGCAATAGGTTGCGATGCAGCATCCTGGGTTTTCCTCCTCTCTCGGGCTTCACAATGTAAACTGGGCTTTCATTTCCACCTCAGGCAGCCAATGATTTGCAAGTTTATGTTTCCCACGGATTGAGACATTCTTAACCAGAACGCTGTCCCCCTTGAACAGTTGATGAACACGCACGCGACAATTATATCGGGTCTTGTTGGCGGTGGAGGACTTCTCTGCATTCCCAGAGGCAATCCGGTACGCAGCATCTAGCTTATCCTTTAGATCTTGGACGTAGGTTGAGGTAGGGGTACTTTCAACGTTTAGACAACCGAAGTACCAGTCGACAGAAAGACGTGGCTGGCGGCCAAGCATGAGTTCAAACGGGGAGAACCCAGTCGCATCATGTCTGGTGCAGTTATAAGCATGGCATAAGTACTTTGTGTGTTTAGACCACCCTTTCTTCTTGTCTTCGTCCATTGTTGCCAACATGTTGATCAGAGTACGATTAAATCTTTCACATTGTCCATTTCCCATGGGGTGGTACGGGGTAGTCAGAGATCCCTGACTCCTGATATCTTCTGCAACTCCTTGGCTAACTTGCTTGTAAAAGAGGCTCCTCTGTCAGAATGTAGTCTGTTAGGGAAcccaaaatccaaaaaaaaatcCTTCCATAACACCTCAGCCACCTGCTTCGTTGTCTGGTTCTTGGTTGGGATCGCTCCAGCATACCGCGTAAAATGGTCGGTGATGACCAACACGTCTGTCTTTCCACTACTGTCTGGCTCGATCGAAAGGAAATCAATGCAGACTAAATCCATCGGGCCTCCTGACGACAGAGATCCAAGTACGGCGGCTCTTGGTTCAGGAGTCTTCCTCATGATGCAATTTTTACAGCACTTCAGATGTTGTTTTAAGTCAGCCTCCAGACTCACCCAATAGAATCGCTCGCGAGCCAAATCCAAACATCtgtcaaatccaagatggccgacagCTTGGTGGACTCCATTTCGGGCTTCCTGCTGAAATTTCCTTGGGACAACCAGCTGTTCAATGTCTCTGCCATGAATTTTGGCTTTCTTGTGAAGGATTCCCTCAAGGAAAATCAAACGATTCTGGTGATGCAAAAGTGTCTAGACTTGTGGTTGCTCGAACTTTCATTGTCTCGGAGTCTGCTTCGTACTGGACTGCAATATCTCGTTACACCTTGAAATAGTTGGGGCCTCAGACTGGCCTAACTTGAGGTCATCAGGCGTCAGAATATTCAGTGGTTTGAGACTGGCCTCCGCTTCAACAATTTCACTGGCGTTCTGGACGACTGCGGGCAACATCTCAGCTATGGGTCCATCTATGTTGGCATTCAATGCACCACAGATTGAGGTAAAGGACTGTACTTCTTCCTGGAACTTGGCTCTTCTAGACAAATCATTCAATAGGTCTTCTCTGTGATGGTCCACTTCCCCTGTGTCTGAATGTCTCATGCGAGAAAGCCCATCTGCATCAACGTTGTCCTTCCTTCGTAAGTAGACTATATCAAAATCATAGGCTGACAATGCTGCAACCCAGCGATGACCACAGGCGTCGAGCTTTGCGGATGACATGACATACGTAAGAGGGTTGTTGTCAGTGACTACACGGAATTTGGCACCATAAAGGAAGTCTGAAAACTTATCCGTTACGACCCATTTAAGTGCCAGAAACTCCAACTTATGCACAGGATAATTCTTCTCTGTTGGTCCAAGACTTCTGCTGGCATAGGCAATAGGATGCAGTTTTCCGTCCACACGCTGGTATAGGGCAGCTCCCAATCCAGTGAATGACGCGTCCGTATGCACTTCGTAAGGCAGAGAAGGGTCGGCCATCTTTAGGACAGGGGCAGCTACCAGTCTTTCCTTGAGCGTCTCGAAGGCTTGCTCACATGCAGGTGTCCACTTATCGCCGAAAGGCATCATGGCAGAACCACGGTCAATCCGCGCCTTCTTCCCAGGTTTCTTAATCACGTAACCCTTCAAAAGGCTTGTCAATGGCTCAGCTATCTTCGCGTATCCCTGAACAAATCTCCGAT
Above is a genomic segment from Lineus longissimus chromosome 14, tnLinLong1.2, whole genome shotgun sequence containing:
- the LOC135499233 gene encoding uncharacterized protein LOC135499233 — encoded protein: MLATMDEDKKKGWSKHTKYLCHAYNCTRHDATGFSPFELMLGRQPRLSVDWYFGCLNVESTPTSTYVQDLKDKLDAAYRIASGNAEKSSTANKTRYNCRVRVHQLFKGDSVLVKNVSIRGKHKLANHWLPEVEMKAQFTL